taacaaccctacaggacagtcgaattgccccatagcgtttccaaggctgtaatctttacagaagcagactgccacatctttctccgtggGGCAGTACAGGTATGCCTTTTACAAGATATCACATTATACAAGAAGGAAGACTttataaaaaataaggaaatagtTACGGCAGTTATTCTTGCTTTCTAATGAAATGACCCAATTCTTTCTTCATACCTTTTTATtaaattatggaaaaaaattaaactaagaTCCTTATTTATTACCTAGTAATATAACTCCCACATTTGCTCCCTTGCTAGATGGCTGAAGAAGAACCTGCAGCCCTTAGAAGATCTCCAGTCAGTCATCCAGAGGCTGTCCATGTTCGGCCCCATCCAGTCATTCACCCTTTGTGGACGACAAAGTGCTACCGTGGTGTTTAAAGATATGACCTCTGCGTGCAATGCTGTGAATGCTTTTCAAAGCAGGAGCCCAGGCACACCATTTCATTGTTTCTGGCAGCAGCGATTCATGTCAAAAGATGTAAGACTGCTATGTACACCCTTAAAGCTTGGTCTACATAATTATTTTCCCCATCAGGGCTCTAGTTAAATATAATTGTCATAAGAAATATATTAGCAGTGAAAAAAGGCACAATGGAAGTTTATTTAGTTGAAGTATTAGAAATCAGAAGTGATATCACTCCCTGCCTTTGATATACTTGACTTGGTTTTAACAGTCATCACAGTTTTACTTTTCTAGATAAGAAGTTCATGACCGCATTTGTGCATTCCTCTGACCGCCATCTGCCTTGGAGGGCGCTGATTTCTTCAGAATTAGTAGCGTGTAGCTTTTCTCTCTCCACGTTTCTGATAAGCTGCTTTGAAGTTCTCATGGcctgaagaaaacaaaccaacaatAAGGTCAGAAATTATTCTAGTAGGAGTGGGATTATTCTATAATCCTGATTCTTGTTTCTCCATTGTTCATTAAACTAATCCTTAAGATGCATGTGTAAAAGACCAGTAAAAATAGTTGCCATGGAGTAagcctaactcatggtgacctcatgcatgtcagaacagaactgtgctccatagggttttcaatggttgattttttggaagcagatcacaagaggcctttcttcccaggtacctctgggtagactcaaatctccagccttttggtaggcagctgaacatgttaaccacttgcaccaccaggaAGACTATGAAAGAGTGCTTCTCCAACTTTAATGTGCGAACCCATCACCTGGACATTGTGTTAATGATTCTGATTCAGCAAGAACAGGGCCTGAGATTATACACATTTCTGAGACGCTCCCAGATAGGTGTTAAAGCTTCTGGTTCTAGGGCCACATTGTGAATTGTAAAAATATAAGAGCAATCAGGCACTAGCTACCacatataacaaagaaaatgctaTAAGGATCTCCTATTATAGTCAACGATCTGGCTTCACCTGAATTCCAACATAAATGTGCTCTGCAAATACTGTCTGCCATTCTCCTCACAGTTACCCCCATAAAGAACGGCTCTTCTACCTTCACTTTATACAAATGAAATGCTTATGATATGCTTGTAAAAATCACTAtttccaacatttttatttttaattccaaaTTTAGATGTGCTTAAAGCCAATTAAAGAAATGTCTTTTTATTACTTATTCTCTtaatgcaaatatattttttcttttaggaaaTTATTTCCATGGTTCCTGTAAGTAAAGACTGAATACTAACATTTGGGGGAAGCTTTGAATATGCTTTTAGCCTGGTCCAAACTTCTTTCTGAAAAGTGCTATCGGGAAAAACTTCAGTAACTAGTCCTTGAGCACAGGCTTCTCTTGCTGTTAACTTCTTCCCAAAAATGAGCATCTCAGCTGCCTGAAATGAAAAGCAAGATTAAGACACGACTTCATAAAATGACGGCTTTGGTTAATATCAGAATTGACCACTTTCGGTAGGCACAAGGAGACTCTTATGATGGTCTGGATTTCTCTGGCAGGAGATACTGATGACCTCAATGGCAGTTGCTGTGCTGAGACGCTGAACCTACCTACCCTAAGTGCTTAGGAGGGGCTGCAGGCTGTTGCTTCTGTGTTTGTCTATGTGgaggggcaggaggaagaagCCTGGGGAAGAAAGGACTTGAAACCGATGTCCATCACCTAACCCACAGTAGTGATGATGTTGTTTTACATCCTAGGGCTCCActgattaaaaaggaaaaaaaaaaaaaggaaatcatggTCATAGGAAATGCCATCAACCTTTAAAAACTTAACTTTCAAAATTCCATTTCCTGAAAATTCTACCCAGTGGTCTACCTTTGTCAGTTTTCTTTACCTGCACAGGGACTCAAATTCTACTTGTCAGCATAAAAGGAGGGGCATTATAATTTCTAACAAAACAGAAAATCGCAGAGTGGATGGATTTTACACTGGCTACTTCTTTTTACTTCTCTTCCAGGAAACTAAAGACTTTGTCCCAAGCAAATGGTCTGAGCCCTAGAGTTGGTTCTGCTCAGCTTTTCAAAGTTAAAACCTGTGTAACTCTTCAGGATATGTAACAGtataagattaaaataaaaatatttacagcaaAACCTTAGTCAGTAAAAACAGGATcaagcctcccctccccccaccctatTCTTTCAGGTCTTGAAGAATGTGACTAAGCCTTGCCCTGTCTGCTGGCTCTCCAGACTTGCACTGATCCCGCCATCATGAACACAGCACATGGGCAACTAGATTTCCATGGACACAGTGACAGGCCTGCACAGCCACTTAACCACACAGGCAAAcaggttgatgagaaggctgtTGTGATGAGGTTTGGAAGTGGTAAACCCCATGAAGCCTCGGTATCTGCTGCTACTTCACATGACTCTGAAAGTCAAGATGTCAGCAGGTCACTTTCCACATCCACACATGGCTCATTCACAGAGCAATTAATCAGAGGATTCAGGAGGCTGGCACAGCCCTGCTCCTTCTACTGACTAATGTCGTACAGCTACCCAGGACGAGGCCTTGTGCTGCTTGTAATGCAGCCTGCACTGTGGCAACCAGCTGTACAAGTAGTTTCCCGACTTTTGGAGTTGCAGACAGGATTTCTCATTTTCTGTCAAAGAGACACTTCCTACAGCCTGCTTCCTACATTTATTAAACTCTTAAAGTTGGGGAGCAAATACttctcttttcagctcttttgtcCACTaatagggaaggagagagagtgaTTATTTTAGAATAGAAGTGACTTGTTAAATTGGAATACAGATGAgtcattaaattttatttttaaggattCCAAAAATTACCTTGGCTGGGCCCATTATCTTTGGAAACGTGTAAGAGGAGCATCCTTCCGGACTCAGGCCCAGGTGAGTAAACGGAGTATGAAATGTTGCCTATTTGGGGAAACACAGAAAATCATCTttcatatgtgattttttttcataagtgatttaaaaaaatcattatttgcCTATATCCTCACTATACTTGattgaaaaaagatttttttttaaattaggattGTGGTATAACATGCACACAGTAAAATTCACTTTTTATAGAGCATGCAGTTCAGTAAGCTTTAACAAATGTATATAgttatgtaaccaccaccacaatcaaggtatagaatatttccatcacccaaAAAGTTCCCTTGTGCCGCACTGCTGGCAGAGCTTTCCCccacttttcaaaattttattttctactaGGACACATACTACTACCTACTTTCCGTTaccgactatctcattatccaacatttcacatttaagacaatagcaaaaaatctatTATCCAACTATTCTGTGCATTAACgacgtatgtctggcagtaaggaACGCCAAGGCACGAGACGAGAGTAAtgctggttgtgatggttaaggttatgtgtcacctgGGCTGGGcaatgatcctcagtggtttgccagttatgtaataatgtaatttcgcaattatgtaatgatgtagtaatCCTCCATTTCTGCATACACTGATTTTTGCGTAACAATTTGGTCTTTGGAGCCTAACCacgtcgataagtgaggagtgggtgtttAGTAAGAATAAAAATTAGTAGATGTAATTCAAGGTTGAaccatttaaaattaaaaggTGATCTGTGTTTTTCGGCAAGTAACTTCTCCaggcttcagttttcttatctggaaaAGAGGGACCTAAGAGTAGATAATGCTTGCAATTCCTTCCTATTCTAAAATTCTCAATTCCAGAATGCATTTACTTGGAAACAATTATCAAATAATCTACAAATATGTTATTCTGTCCCCTGATAACAAGCTTTCAAGTGTCTCGTATTTTAGagtaataacaacaatgaaaattgaACTGTTGTATGGTTTGATCAGAATACAGAACTATCACAGAGTTGGCACAATGTTCAtggcaaattcttttttttttaggaaaatttaTGTTAAcagtgaaggaaaaataaaattaatcaaaTTTATTAGACtaaatctttgaaaaaaaatctatactcAGTCTCTTCTACTACAAACCCTATATAATCCATTTACTACTAGCAACAGTTATGAAAAACTTAGAGAACCTCATTTTCTGACTACTTGCTTAACTCATACATCTCTGGGAGCTGACTTACCCTGTCGGAAGCATACACAATATCAAACAGCCCAAGGAGGGTGACGGAGATTCCCACGGCTGGGCCATTTACCGCTGCAACCAGAGGCTTAGGGAAATCTATAAAACAGCCTACAAAATTCCTACAGAAATGGAAACATAAAAGCACGTTTAAATTTTCCAAAGCAGCATTACCAAATTATAGTCAAGATAGGAATGGTCTAAAATAACTAGACTCCCCAGGCGGGGCGTTTCTAAAACCTCAACCAGTGGTGCCTCCTGTCTTGTTACGGCTCATGCTCTCCCACCGTATTCACCTGGAACATCTGTTTGCAGGTTCTTGATAGAGGCAAATGACTGACTCCTACAGGTGTACCTTGGCTTGAATTTTGCACTTTGGACAATTCAGTCTGCCTGTACACTTTGAGGTGAGGATGGCGGCAGGTCATGTGCTACAAAAACTGTAGCACCACAGGGGCTGGGGTCAGCAGGAGTAATAAACAGGAACAGAGAAGGCTGGGGTCTCCGTTTTTCAAGACCACTCAAGTCTCCTAGTACCAGAAGTCATGGAAGCCATGCATTGCTCTGGCTGGATGGGCGTTTGCTAAACTTCTCTGCCTCAACAGAAGAGGATTTTATTTACAACTAGAGTCTACTTTTATGCCTTCCAGTCACATCTGATATTGGGCAGCATGAAGATTAGGCAATAGGCAACGGAAGTCAAAATGAGGCAAAGAGTGCCCACATATTGATGGAGGCACTCTGGAGAAATGTGCTTGTCTAACACTCACAGTTCATCATGCTGAGACAGAGCATCCATTTTTTACTTTGCTCAGCTAAAAAGCACTTTGATGAATAGAGGTGAGTCCTCTGAAATCAGATAAATGTCACTTACCTTAGTAAAATGGCATTATTTTTGGCTTGCTCTTCTATAACACCAGGGGGAATATCAGTGAAGTTGTTCAGATCATTCCCACTACAATAATAGTCACCAtttcctataaaaataaaatcaatacatTCCCCATTCACCCATTCAATAATTACTGAGTACCTATTatgtcccaggaaaccctggaggcatagtgcttaggagctatggctgctaaccaaaaggtcggtggtttgaatccaccaggcgctccttggaaactccatggggcagttctactctgtcctatagggtcacaatgagtcggaagcgactcaaaggcaatgggttttattacaTACCAGGCTCCATGCTACCTGAACTCgcggccatcaagttgattctgactcatggtgaccccatgttttagAGTAAACTgcgttccatagagtttttaatggctctcatcttatggaagtagatcactaggtctctcTTCTGTGGCGTCactgggtggatgtgaaccacCATCTTttctgtttgtgctacccagggacctaggCTCCTGGCAAAACATGTAGGCCCTGGTGAACCAGCTATGGTTCTTGTCCTAATTTACAGATAGCGAGTTAAGGAGGACACTGatctaaaaacataaaaataaatgtaaataaggCAACTATGAGGGTGCTACAATGGAGAGGTATGTGATGGTATAAGAGTATGTAGCAGGGGGTTTGGTTGAATCAGGGAATTTAGGGGAAGATTTTCCAAGAATGGGACAACTATCTGAAGGACTGGCACAAGTTATCTACAAAAAGAGGTGGGAAGAATATTCCATGCACAGgaaacagcatgcacaaaaattCTGTGGAGGGAGGTGACTGTTACATACGACAGGCTGAAAGAAGTACCACTATGCCTGgaacagaacaagccaagggaggAAGTTGTTGTAGGAAAAGGACAGGCTAGGTGG
This is a stretch of genomic DNA from Elephas maximus indicus isolate mEleMax1 chromosome 1, mEleMax1 primary haplotype, whole genome shotgun sequence. It encodes these proteins:
- the ECI2 gene encoding enoyl-CoA delta isomerase 2 isoform X2, with the translated sequence MAWVVARLAWRCPPSPLQVSSFLVQQMHMSQTAMRASHKDFETAVNQMKLLKKDPGNEMKLKLYALYKQATEGPCNMPKPGVLDLISKAKWDSWNALGSLPKETARQNYVELVSSLSSPESSSQGKPGADSKQPGYETLVVTSEDGITKIMLNRPTKKNAITTQMYQDIVLALEAAGKDDSTITVLTGNGDYYCSGNDLNNFTDIPPGVIEEQAKNNAILLRNFVGCFIDFPKPLVAAVNGPAVGISVTLLGLFDIVYASDRATFHTPFTHLGLSPEGCSSYTFPKIMGPAKAAEMLIFGKKLTAREACAQGLVTEVFPDSTFQKEVWTRLKAYSKLPPNAMRTSKQLIRNVEREKLHATNSEEISALQGRWRSEECTNAVMNFLSRKVKL
- the ECI2 gene encoding enoyl-CoA delta isomerase 2 isoform X1, encoding MAWVVARLAWRCPPRYAGSPLQVSSFLVQQMHMSQTAMRASHKDFETAVNQMKLLKKDPGNEMKLKLYALYKQATEGPCNMPKPGVLDLISKAKWDSWNALGSLPKETARQNYVELVSSLSSPESSSQGKPGADSKQPGYETLVVTSEDGITKIMLNRPTKKNAITTQMYQDIVLALEAAGKDDSTITVLTGNGDYYCSGNDLNNFTDIPPGVIEEQAKNNAILLRNFVGCFIDFPKPLVAAVNGPAVGISVTLLGLFDIVYASDRATFHTPFTHLGLSPEGCSSYTFPKIMGPAKAAEMLIFGKKLTAREACAQGLVTEVFPDSTFQKEVWTRLKAYSKLPPNAMRTSKQLIRNVEREKLHATNSEEISALQGRWRSEECTNAVMNFLSRKVKL